One Turneriella parva DSM 21527 genomic region harbors:
- a CDS encoding AraC family transcriptional regulator: MEILFLFAVGQFLTIAVLLLRRRFEPGVVHLIALLVVYAATVLVGFLYSSQLIFRYPAFARLGFPLMALLGPLVFLLMADLTRERALGLLSRIFLFIVPAAELAYLVPFFLSPNEVKIRYLTEDLQQLHLDCLVLLYTSLAYNLGLFLWGWTRLLRRLPEGTAMFLRLGAYSVPALSLLVALISAFDRNLLNSGLFSGFMALVALIFSYLVLFRLVDPARVRASIAEGEKYQKSALGDDALARLGAKIEAAYDDQNIHQELDFSLARLAQALGEPAQSLSQVFTRHFNASFYEYTTRKRLQKFEQLLVKNPDETILSLAYQAGFGSKATFNAAFKNKHGISPSAYLKRLRQSQSSG; encoded by the coding sequence GTGGAAATACTGTTCCTGTTCGCAGTTGGCCAGTTTCTCACGATTGCAGTGTTACTGCTGCGCCGGCGCTTCGAACCCGGTGTCGTACACCTGATCGCGCTGCTAGTGGTCTACGCGGCCACGGTGCTCGTGGGTTTTCTATACTCCAGCCAGCTGATCTTTCGCTATCCGGCATTTGCGAGACTGGGTTTTCCCCTGATGGCGCTGCTTGGCCCGCTGGTTTTTTTACTGATGGCAGACCTGACGCGTGAACGGGCGCTCGGGTTGCTCAGCCGGATTTTCCTCTTTATTGTACCAGCGGCCGAGTTGGCATACCTTGTACCATTTTTCTTGAGCCCGAACGAGGTGAAGATCAGGTATCTGACCGAAGATTTGCAGCAGCTGCATCTCGATTGTCTTGTGTTGCTCTACACGAGCCTCGCGTACAATCTCGGCCTGTTTCTCTGGGGCTGGACGCGGCTCTTGCGCCGGTTACCCGAAGGCACTGCCATGTTTCTCAGGCTCGGTGCTTATTCGGTGCCGGCTCTGTCGCTGCTGGTGGCGCTCATCTCAGCGTTCGATCGCAACCTGCTCAATTCAGGTCTTTTCTCTGGTTTCATGGCACTCGTGGCGCTCATTTTCAGCTACTTGGTCTTATTTCGCCTGGTTGACCCGGCACGGGTGCGCGCGAGCATCGCCGAGGGTGAAAAGTACCAGAAGTCGGCGCTCGGCGATGATGCATTGGCCCGCCTGGGTGCAAAAATCGAGGCCGCCTATGACGACCAAAATATACACCAAGAACTGGATTTTTCCCTCGCGAGGCTGGCACAGGCCCTGGGAGAACCTGCGCAGTCGCTTTCGCAGGTTTTCACCCGGCACTTCAACGCATCATTCTACGAATACACGACGCGCAAACGCTTGCAGAAGTTCGAACAGCTGCTGGTCAAGAACCCTGACGAGACTATACTGTCACTTGCCTACCAGGCAGGTTTTGGCTCGAAGGCAACATTCAACGCCGCTTTCAAAAACAAACACGGCATATCTCCGTCAGCGTACCTGAAGCGCTTACGGCAGAGCCAATCCTCAGGCTAA
- a CDS encoding FMN-binding negative transcriptional regulator — translation MYTPAAFALNDMDLIKQLVRDYGFATLVAQRGDDFEATHVPLLWRDSVLIGHLARANDFFTEGQRVLAVFQGPHAYISPAWYEELPAVPTWNYIAIHVHGRLFAESDSAAAAQLEAMVKQYEGKSSAYDYLALPEDYRSKMQKGIRAFRIEIERVEAKAKLSQNHSPDRVQRVIAQLEKSADTTAQQLAQYMRRWARPD, via the coding sequence ATGTACACACCCGCGGCTTTTGCTCTCAATGACATGGATCTCATCAAACAGTTGGTGCGCGATTACGGCTTTGCCACTCTGGTGGCGCAGCGGGGCGATGACTTTGAAGCGACGCATGTTCCGCTGTTGTGGCGCGACAGTGTACTGATTGGCCACCTCGCGCGGGCCAATGACTTCTTCACCGAGGGGCAGAGGGTGCTCGCGGTTTTCCAGGGGCCGCACGCGTACATCTCGCCCGCATGGTACGAAGAGCTGCCCGCGGTTCCGACCTGGAACTACATTGCGATCCATGTTCACGGTCGGCTGTTTGCCGAGAGCGACTCGGCGGCCGCCGCGCAGCTCGAGGCGATGGTGAAGCAGTACGAGGGAAAATCCTCAGCTTACGATTACCTCGCCCTGCCCGAAGACTATCGCAGCAAAATGCAGAAAGGAATTCGTGCGTTTCGTATCGAGATCGAGCGTGTCGAGGCCAAGGCGAAACTGTCGCAGAATCACTCGCCCGACCGCGTGCAGCGGGTGATTGCGCAGCTGGAAAAGAGCGCTGACACAACCGCGCAGCAGCTGGCACAGTATATGCGCCGGTGGGCGAGGCCGGATTAA
- a CDS encoding enoyl-CoA hydratase/isomerase family protein, with product MPFAHWQFRIADRVATVTLNRPGTGNNINLDCLAELKFISEAIQADASIHAVVLRSEGKHFSVGMDVAVIQQMAGQPFEAYAEHLRAGQRCIDAFEAIQQPIVAEIRGFCIGAGVILAACADFRLSSARAVYSLPEVQRSIGVIMGLGRVTRIMGTANTKRMAMLGEKFSAAEMQQMGFLTQVAPDEKLSAEVDILLKKIMALPPKAVSLNKRIADFASAENLRQSQLFELEQQFHLNQTQDFKEAMQSFFEKRPPRYRGV from the coding sequence ATGCCCTTCGCGCACTGGCAATTTCGCATCGCAGACCGGGTTGCCACCGTTACGCTGAACAGGCCCGGTACAGGCAACAACATCAACCTTGATTGTCTCGCCGAGCTGAAGTTCATTAGCGAGGCGATACAGGCCGATGCCAGTATTCACGCCGTCGTGTTGAGAAGCGAGGGCAAACATTTCTCTGTCGGTATGGATGTCGCCGTGATTCAGCAGATGGCAGGCCAACCGTTCGAGGCATATGCAGAACACCTCCGCGCCGGCCAGCGTTGCATCGATGCATTCGAAGCAATTCAGCAGCCGATCGTCGCCGAGATCAGGGGTTTCTGTATCGGGGCCGGAGTAATTCTCGCAGCCTGCGCCGATTTTCGCCTCAGCAGCGCTCGTGCAGTCTATTCTTTACCCGAGGTGCAGCGTAGCATTGGTGTCATCATGGGCCTGGGCCGGGTGACGCGTATCATGGGTACAGCAAATACCAAACGTATGGCGATGCTCGGCGAAAAATTCTCTGCAGCCGAAATGCAGCAGATGGGTTTTCTGACGCAGGTCGCGCCAGACGAAAAACTTTCAGCAGAGGTGGATATCCTGCTCAAGAAGATTATGGCGCTGCCGCCCAAGGCTGTCTCGCTGAACAAACGTATTGCAGACTTCGCTTCAGCTGAGAATCTCAGGCAGTCGCAGCTCTTCGAACTCGAGCAGCAATTTCATCTCAACCAGACTCAAGATTTTAAAGAAGCGATGCAGTCGTTTTTCGAAAAGCGACCACCGAGGTACAGGGGAGTTTAA
- a CDS encoding glutathione peroxidase: protein MANTIYDFQAANIAGKETSLADYQGKVVLIVNTASKCGFTPQFAGLETLYETYKDRGLVILGFPCNQFGAQEPGTEDQIQEFCQLNYGVKFPMFGKIDVNGKNAHPLFKYLTSEKPGILGIEAIKWNFTKFLVDKSGNPVKRYAPNTEPKDIAADIEKLL, encoded by the coding sequence ATGGCAAATACAATCTATGATTTTCAAGCGGCAAACATCGCCGGCAAAGAAACGAGCCTCGCCGACTATCAGGGCAAAGTTGTGCTGATAGTCAACACAGCGAGCAAGTGTGGTTTTACACCGCAGTTTGCGGGGCTTGAGACTCTCTATGAAACCTATAAAGACCGTGGCCTCGTGATTCTTGGGTTTCCCTGCAACCAGTTCGGTGCGCAAGAACCAGGAACCGAAGACCAGATTCAAGAATTCTGCCAGCTGAACTATGGCGTGAAGTTTCCAATGTTTGGCAAGATTGATGTGAACGGAAAGAACGCGCACCCACTCTTCAAGTACCTGACATCAGAGAAACCGGGTATTCTCGGCATCGAAGCCATTAAATGGAACTTCACCAAGTTTCTGGTCGACAAGAGCGGCAACCCGGTGAAACGTTACGCCCCCAATACCGAACCGAAAGACATCGCAGCAGACATCGAAAAGCTGCTTTAG
- a CDS encoding acyltransferase family protein, producing MSAHTLTYRPDLQGLRAIAVIAVLIFHVWPQTFRGGFVGVDVFFVISGFLITSLLIAEHEATGKVDLPRFWARRFLRLLPAASVVLIAVVVGTLIFLPKPMWISTGLQVLAAAVYFENWALVLQSVDYWAQGQLATPVQHFWSLSIEEQFYIFWPPLIAVCGVIAARGRRGIRFYGTLLVLVITAASLALSVVPDPESGSPYFKTTTRAWELALGALLALISHRQILPRWLRSIFGWLGLGAIAISVLAINEAMRFPGYAALLPTLGTVLLITCHNAPYSPHRLLALRPLQWVGDLSYSIYLWHWPLVVFTRPFGEEASQLSAAIVIGGSLLFAVLCKYLIEDPFRRGRIAELLQSASRGAFLRKAFLLSVFLILTTAGAGAFLNVYQRQQVEKVATQDFEAVIGDPNYPGAAAFDPVRPAPVPAGVPLKPDPVAAYVDMKYKYLMCQVKGKLCEYGNPNGKLTIALVGDSHAMHYAPALEALAKKHDWRLLVIVKVACPIGDFPLWRDGAIRSDCDWWRSNMTKWVLQEKPAFVVTSGGLTGVYGQLPPVERQVKGFREVFNKFIANGTKIIAIKDNPLMKYHKGKWMDVPPCLYYYRKDIKKCFRPRELTLDSMTDTMMLAADGMQGVATINLTQYFCTKDECPPVIGNVVVYRDQHHLTETFVNTLTPYLEKELFRRMAALKTEAGARP from the coding sequence ATGAGCGCACATACCCTAACCTACCGACCCGACCTTCAGGGCCTGCGTGCGATCGCAGTTATCGCGGTGCTCATTTTTCACGTCTGGCCGCAGACATTTCGCGGCGGCTTTGTCGGCGTCGATGTTTTCTTCGTGATTTCAGGTTTTCTGATTACATCGTTGCTGATCGCTGAGCATGAAGCAACCGGTAAGGTGGATTTACCCCGTTTCTGGGCCCGTCGCTTTTTGCGCCTTTTGCCCGCAGCGTCAGTGGTGCTCATCGCTGTTGTCGTGGGCACGCTCATTTTTCTGCCCAAACCCATGTGGATTTCGACCGGACTGCAGGTGCTGGCAGCGGCAGTCTACTTTGAAAACTGGGCGCTGGTCTTGCAGTCGGTCGACTATTGGGCCCAGGGGCAATTGGCCACACCGGTTCAGCATTTCTGGTCACTCTCAATCGAAGAGCAATTCTATATTTTCTGGCCGCCTCTCATTGCAGTCTGTGGGGTGATCGCCGCGCGGGGGCGGCGCGGCATACGGTTCTATGGCACGCTACTGGTTCTCGTGATTACCGCTGCTTCGCTGGCGCTTTCAGTAGTTCCCGACCCCGAATCGGGTTCGCCCTATTTCAAAACCACCACCCGCGCATGGGAGCTGGCGCTCGGCGCCTTGCTCGCACTGATTTCGCACCGGCAGATTCTACCCCGATGGCTGCGCAGCATCTTTGGCTGGTTAGGGCTGGGCGCCATAGCTATCTCCGTTTTGGCCATCAACGAGGCGATGCGTTTTCCCGGCTATGCGGCGCTGCTACCGACGCTCGGCACCGTGCTGCTCATTACCTGCCACAATGCGCCCTATTCGCCGCACCGCCTGCTCGCGCTGAGGCCCCTGCAGTGGGTAGGTGACCTGTCTTATTCGATCTACCTGTGGCATTGGCCGCTCGTCGTGTTCACCCGGCCATTCGGCGAAGAGGCCTCACAGCTGAGCGCAGCGATCGTCATCGGTGGCAGTCTGCTGTTTGCGGTCTTGTGCAAGTACCTGATCGAAGACCCGTTTAGGCGGGGCCGCATTGCAGAACTTTTGCAATCCGCATCGCGCGGCGCGTTTCTGCGCAAGGCGTTCTTGCTCTCGGTCTTTCTCATTCTGACCACGGCAGGCGCCGGCGCCTTCTTGAATGTGTACCAGCGCCAGCAGGTTGAAAAGGTAGCGACGCAAGATTTCGAGGCGGTGATCGGCGACCCGAATTATCCCGGTGCTGCGGCATTCGACCCGGTGCGGCCTGCGCCGGTACCTGCGGGTGTGCCACTGAAGCCAGACCCTGTTGCAGCCTACGTCGACATGAAGTATAAATACCTCATGTGCCAGGTGAAGGGCAAGCTATGCGAATATGGCAATCCGAACGGCAAATTGACCATCGCACTCGTCGGCGACTCGCACGCGATGCACTACGCGCCCGCGCTCGAGGCACTGGCAAAGAAACACGACTGGCGGCTTTTGGTGATCGTCAAGGTCGCGTGCCCCATCGGTGATTTTCCGCTGTGGCGCGATGGTGCGATTCGCAGTGACTGCGACTGGTGGCGATCGAACATGACGAAGTGGGTGCTGCAAGAAAAGCCCGCATTCGTCGTCACCTCGGGCGGCCTCACGGGAGTTTACGGGCAATTGCCGCCGGTTGAGCGCCAGGTGAAGGGCTTTCGCGAAGTCTTCAATAAGTTCATCGCGAACGGCACAAAGATCATCGCGATAAAAGACAATCCGCTGATGAAATACCACAAAGGCAAATGGATGGATGTGCCACCCTGCCTGTATTATTACCGTAAAGATATCAAGAAGTGCTTTCGCCCGCGCGAGCTGACACTCGACAGCATGACCGATACCATGATGCTCGCGGCCGATGGCATGCAAGGTGTCGCGACCATCAACCTCACCCAGTACTTTTGCACCAAAGACGAATGCCCGCCGGTGATCGGCAACGTCGTGGTGTACCGCGACCAGCATCACTTGACCGAAACTTTCGTGAACACTCTCACTCCTTATCTCGAAAAAGAACTCTTCAGACGTATGGCTGCGTTGAAGACCGAGGCGGGTGCACGGCCATGA
- a CDS encoding LamG domain-containing protein, which translates to MNKRRSIALAIGLMAFFAVACGGRPVAVDPRLKAKLALRLADGSPISQDGSDEYNPHLLKLPNNYLALVFGSNRSCAASCTDHNLFVASSLTPFNGETLPFFSTPVPVTLASTAWLNQAAPINFTAKVSGSSVVVYANVDGAGGAIQHVEVQANGEHGTTALDINNTIHQFSTVIGIGANGDRLIVLDSAYEAYEINPTISSQGNRVQPLDYAESAVGVRQENSGVQNGYFGAFMGASVATTDTQFIAPLITLDIGLAESGLAIWTMNTFFQDNPINDIVLFTAFDGISEDMYVLTSHTAGDLWDTTGFFSFEAFLPDIPEGDVYLEYENSLANSGTNAWTATNTGVTFSGGAHVAGNYSGNFNGSGYFSFGTQDVTGTFTIASWVKPSGSSSTYTIASNSGSASNAAGFRFYIVQPDLKIVFETGDGTNGSSAEAALLPGPGDLFAPGEWHHVAVQVDRTNGYALIFLDGAVVGSGPVDPNFTTSAALRFGSTTDGLNLFTGELDETYYFSRMLDPLEVMVLSMIDRYQAPP; encoded by the coding sequence ATGAATAAGAGAAGATCGATCGCACTGGCAATCGGCTTAATGGCCTTTTTCGCGGTAGCCTGCGGTGGCAGACCCGTCGCCGTTGACCCGCGCCTCAAGGCAAAACTCGCGCTGCGACTCGCCGACGGCTCGCCCATCTCTCAAGATGGCAGCGACGAATACAATCCGCATCTCTTGAAACTGCCGAATAACTATCTGGCGCTGGTTTTCGGGTCAAACCGCAGCTGCGCCGCATCGTGTACCGACCACAACCTGTTCGTTGCCTCGTCGCTCACGCCTTTCAACGGCGAGACATTGCCATTTTTTTCAACCCCGGTACCGGTGACGCTCGCGAGCACCGCATGGCTGAACCAGGCTGCGCCCATTAACTTCACGGCCAAGGTTTCGGGCAGCAGCGTCGTTGTTTATGCTAACGTAGACGGTGCCGGCGGCGCAATACAACATGTCGAGGTACAGGCAAACGGTGAACACGGCACCACGGCGCTCGATATCAACAACACCATACACCAGTTCTCAACCGTCATCGGCATTGGCGCCAACGGCGACCGGCTCATTGTGCTCGATTCGGCTTACGAGGCGTATGAGATCAACCCGACGATTTCAAGCCAGGGAAACCGTGTTCAGCCACTTGATTATGCAGAGTCAGCGGTGGGCGTGAGACAAGAAAACTCGGGCGTGCAGAACGGGTATTTTGGCGCATTCATGGGTGCAAGCGTCGCAACCACAGATACGCAGTTCATCGCCCCGCTCATCACGCTCGATATTGGTCTCGCTGAATCGGGACTTGCAATCTGGACTATGAATACTTTTTTTCAAGACAACCCGATAAATGACATCGTTCTCTTTACAGCGTTCGATGGCATCAGCGAAGACATGTATGTGCTCACATCACACACCGCCGGTGATCTGTGGGACACCACTGGCTTTTTCAGCTTTGAAGCATTCTTGCCTGACATACCCGAGGGCGATGTTTATCTCGAATATGAAAATAGCCTTGCGAATTCAGGTACAAACGCCTGGACAGCAACGAACACCGGCGTCACTTTCAGCGGTGGAGCGCACGTAGCCGGCAACTATTCGGGCAATTTCAATGGCTCGGGCTATTTCAGCTTTGGTACGCAAGACGTTACAGGTACTTTTACGATTGCGTCATGGGTTAAGCCCAGTGGCAGTTCGTCAACCTACACGATTGCATCGAATTCTGGCTCAGCTTCAAACGCAGCCGGGTTTCGCTTCTATATCGTTCAGCCCGACCTCAAAATTGTTTTCGAAACCGGTGATGGTACCAATGGCTCGAGCGCTGAAGCGGCGCTTCTTCCCGGCCCGGGCGACCTCTTCGCTCCAGGCGAATGGCATCATGTCGCGGTGCAGGTCGACCGTACGAATGGCTACGCATTGATTTTCTTAGATGGCGCGGTAGTCGGCAGCGGCCCCGTCGACCCCAACTTCACAACATCTGCAGCATTGCGTTTCGGTAGCACGACCGATGGGTTAAACCTATTCACCGGCGAGCTTGATGAAACCTATTATTTCTCACGCATGCTTGACCCACTTGAGGTGATGGTGCTCTCAATGATCGACCGCTACCAGGCGCCGCCGTGA
- a CDS encoding CPBP family intramembrane glutamic endopeptidase, which yields MRFVRSPLATVLLVIGAAGTLLAIPHIFSLSAVSGAKQRLAHYQLYAWVTALVVAAVTLLLYPASAKTYLRLNRLAGEMAPVRCLIIKEGENWARQGWQFALMLTLVTAAVISQQIPVAKVSAQQLFAVLPVAFALALSNSLVEELIFRHSIVSAFENHALKKHAPLISGVIFGCAHYFGAPGGFIGVLMAGFLGWLLAKSMQETGGIFWAWSIHACLDVVIFSSMLLAGGT from the coding sequence ATGCGGTTTGTTCGATCACCTCTCGCTACAGTGCTATTGGTAATCGGCGCGGCAGGTACGCTTCTGGCGATACCCCATATCTTCAGCCTCTCGGCTGTTTCGGGTGCGAAGCAGAGGTTGGCTCATTACCAGCTTTATGCGTGGGTGACCGCACTTGTCGTCGCGGCAGTTACCCTGTTGCTGTACCCCGCCAGCGCGAAGACTTATCTGCGGTTGAACAGGCTTGCAGGCGAAATGGCGCCGGTGCGCTGCCTGATAATTAAAGAAGGCGAAAACTGGGCGCGTCAGGGCTGGCAGTTCGCGCTCATGCTCACGCTGGTCACAGCGGCAGTCATTTCGCAGCAGATACCCGTCGCTAAGGTTTCGGCACAACAATTGTTTGCTGTTTTGCCCGTGGCCTTCGCTCTCGCTCTCTCGAATTCGCTTGTCGAAGAGCTCATCTTCAGGCATAGCATCGTGTCAGCTTTCGAGAACCATGCGCTCAAGAAGCATGCACCTCTCATTTCAGGCGTTATCTTCGGGTGCGCTCACTATTTTGGTGCACCGGGGGGATTCATCGGCGTACTGATGGCGGGCTTTCTGGGCTGGCTGCTCGCGAAGTCGATGCAAGAGACCGGCGGCATTTTCTGGGCGTGGTCGATTCATGCATGCCTTGACGTGGTTATATTTTCTTCGATGCTGCTGGCGGGTGGGACATGA
- a CDS encoding VOC family protein: MAKTNAIGWFDIYVKDMKRAATFYEKVLGLKLEKMGDPTGETQMMSFPGNMTSYGAAGALVKSAHSAPGVGGTMVYFSVDDCATEEARVAKAGGKVVRPKFSIGDFGWVSLCTDTEGNMFGLNSMK, translated from the coding sequence ATGGCAAAAACGAATGCAATTGGCTGGTTCGACATCTATGTCAAAGACATGAAGCGGGCAGCAACTTTTTACGAGAAAGTACTGGGTCTGAAACTGGAGAAGATGGGCGACCCAACCGGAGAGACGCAGATGATGAGTTTTCCCGGCAACATGACTTCTTATGGCGCCGCAGGTGCGCTGGTTAAGTCGGCGCACTCGGCGCCCGGCGTTGGTGGCACGATGGTGTACTTCAGTGTCGATGATTGCGCCACCGAAGAAGCGCGCGTGGCAAAAGCAGGCGGCAAAGTGGTAAGGCCAAAGTTTTCGATCGGAGATTTTGGCTGGGTCAGCCTCTGCACCGATACCGAAGGCAATATGTTCGGGCTCAATTCGATGAAATAG
- a CDS encoding serine hydrolase domain-containing protein: MKQLRHFVVLALVSAFAVIGSCNFATLSCANRLERRLARIDRMLDKYVSTGQLAGVVALVLRDGKPFYERATGWRDREEQKPMLNHTLFRIASFTKAVTSAAVLLLVEEKKIGLHDPVSKYIPQFAGARVMVRSAETNAWAAEPAIRPVTIHQLLTHTSGISYGTQGEIAEIYRADGLGPALGSPWNLTGLDAPICDIAERLADLPFVKQPGEGFTYGYSTDILGCVIERASKQSLDAFIRKRISGPLAMNDTHFFIPAMDRDRLATVYGTKEGKAERLGMLGSYSDGPKKCYSGGAGLLSTAADYAKFLEMIRLGGTVNGLKILKEESVKLMTTSQIGVSAAGRGFGFGYGFETTERAGINGKESVGSFGWTGAYGTFYRVDPEQRLTIILLTQMLPNGTDVKEKFWNSLYHAVAGADGFP, from the coding sequence ATGAAACAGCTCAGGCACTTCGTGGTGCTGGCGCTCGTCTCGGCATTCGCGGTCATTGGCTCATGCAATTTCGCGACTCTCAGCTGCGCGAATCGATTGGAGCGGCGCCTGGCGCGCATCGACCGCATGCTCGATAAATATGTCAGCACAGGCCAGCTCGCAGGCGTCGTGGCACTCGTGCTGCGCGACGGTAAACCTTTCTACGAGCGAGCGACAGGCTGGCGCGACCGCGAAGAGCAGAAGCCGATGCTGAACCACACGCTCTTTCGTATCGCATCTTTCACGAAGGCGGTGACTTCGGCGGCGGTTTTGCTGCTCGTTGAAGAAAAGAAGATTGGGCTGCACGACCCGGTGAGCAAGTATATACCCCAGTTTGCCGGGGCGCGCGTCATGGTGCGTTCGGCAGAAACGAATGCCTGGGCGGCCGAGCCTGCGATTCGGCCCGTGACGATACACCAGTTGCTCACGCACACATCGGGTATTTCATATGGCACGCAGGGCGAAATTGCGGAGATCTATCGAGCCGATGGACTCGGCCCCGCGCTCGGTTCGCCGTGGAACCTCACGGGTCTCGACGCGCCGATCTGCGACATAGCCGAAAGACTCGCCGACCTGCCTTTCGTGAAGCAGCCGGGTGAAGGCTTCACCTATGGTTACAGCACCGATATTCTCGGGTGTGTCATTGAACGGGCATCGAAGCAGAGCCTCGATGCATTCATTCGCAAGCGCATCTCCGGGCCGCTTGCAATGAACGACACCCACTTCTTTATACCCGCGATGGATCGCGATCGGCTGGCGACAGTCTATGGCACGAAAGAGGGAAAGGCCGAACGCCTCGGCATGCTCGGCAGCTACAGCGACGGGCCGAAGAAATGCTATTCTGGCGGCGCCGGGCTCTTGTCGACCGCAGCAGACTATGCAAAATTTCTTGAGATGATTCGCCTCGGCGGCACCGTAAATGGGCTAAAGATTCTAAAAGAAGAAAGTGTTAAGCTTATGACGACTTCGCAGATCGGCGTTTCAGCCGCCGGCCGGGGGTTCGGTTTTGGCTACGGCTTTGAAACAACCGAGCGCGCAGGCATAAACGGAAAAGAATCAGTCGGGTCATTCGGCTGGACAGGCGCGTACGGTACGTTTTACCGCGTCGACCCCGAGCAAAGGCTCACGATCATACTTTTAACGCAGATGCTGCCGAACGGCACAGACGTGAAAGAGAAATTCTGGAACTCGCTCTACCATGCTGTTGCCGGGGCTGACGGTTTCCCGTAG
- a CDS encoding helix-turn-helix domain-containing protein — MYNPVKDGVKKSVQAVQYTEAAPPADLVGLVHSFWELRTETVLTEDFSLHVLPDACVNILFNLFDTRIAAVTARQTTYVALNLGKTFHYAGIQFLPGVWQGDRGEIATGFVDTPYTGKLPLIATGKKLAAARPDERPKIFAELVMWLVGQKLVAADPVTANILADLESIETVADMAASANLSPRQLQRSLRRSTGFSPHDFLKILRLQQSFRNHYRSFYADQSHFIHSFRKITGYTPAEFFRNFDV; from the coding sequence ATGTACAACCCCGTCAAAGACGGAGTGAAAAAATCGGTGCAGGCTGTGCAGTATACAGAGGCCGCACCGCCCGCTGATCTGGTCGGTCTCGTGCACTCGTTTTGGGAACTCAGAACCGAAACAGTGCTGACAGAAGACTTCTCCCTGCATGTGCTACCCGATGCCTGCGTCAATATTCTCTTTAATCTGTTCGATACGCGCATAGCGGCCGTGACGGCGCGCCAGACGACCTACGTAGCGCTCAACCTCGGGAAAACCTTTCACTATGCAGGCATCCAGTTCTTGCCCGGGGTCTGGCAGGGCGATCGAGGCGAGATTGCGACTGGCTTTGTCGACACCCCCTATACCGGTAAATTGCCACTCATCGCGACAGGCAAGAAACTTGCCGCCGCCAGACCTGACGAAAGGCCGAAAATCTTTGCTGAGCTCGTAATGTGGCTGGTCGGGCAAAAGCTCGTCGCAGCTGACCCGGTAACCGCAAACATACTCGCCGACCTGGAAAGTATAGAGACGGTCGCCGACATGGCAGCTTCTGCAAACCTGTCGCCACGCCAGCTGCAGAGAAGTCTCAGGCGCAGCACGGGTTTTTCTCCACACGACTTTTTGAAGATACTGCGGCTGCAGCAGTCGTTCAGAAATCATTACCGCTCTTTCTACGCCGACCAGTCGCATTTTATCCATTCGTTTCGCAAGATCACCGGCTACACACCTGCCGAGTTCTTCAGAAACTTCGATGTCTGA
- a CDS encoding DUF488 family protein gives MAIRQASVSDLRKGNITRENAYVVVAMCFHPRGLSADLRDEYRADLAPDRELFKDFKAFEKTLGHAAAFRQCGYERRFTLGAAARVRLGELAVMSRQRDVYLVCQCELGERCHREMLMLTARILFGAETDDLFHEYPFYDQRLKGVQ, from the coding sequence ATGGCGATACGACAGGCCTCGGTCAGTGATCTGCGCAAAGGCAATATCACCCGGGAGAATGCCTACGTTGTCGTCGCCATGTGTTTTCACCCGCGCGGCCTCAGTGCAGATCTCAGAGACGAGTACCGCGCCGACCTTGCACCCGATCGGGAACTCTTCAAAGATTTTAAGGCCTTCGAGAAAACCCTGGGGCACGCAGCGGCCTTCAGGCAGTGTGGGTACGAAAGGCGTTTCACGCTCGGTGCTGCGGCACGGGTACGCCTCGGCGAGCTGGCGGTGATGAGCCGACAGCGCGATGTTTACCTCGTCTGCCAGTGCGAGCTAGGTGAACGTTGCCACCGGGAAATGCTGATGCTCACCGCGAGAATACTTTTCGGCGCTGAAACAGACGATCTGTTTCACGAGTACCCGTTTTATGATCAAAGGTTGAAAGGGGTGCAGTGA